Proteins from one Mesorhizobium sp. M9A.F.Ca.ET.002.03.1.2 genomic window:
- a CDS encoding GNAT family N-acetyltransferase: MNTTIAPLVPELWADFEDLFGKQGACYGCWCTHFRLSPAARRASNRERNKDHIKARIEAGPPPGLLAFEDGKAVGWMQIGPRADVPEWNNKGRGSAPVDPADAFDPNVWAISCFFIRTKARGRGVTHRLVEGGIEFARQNGARLVEACPIDLSKDSRSIGLFVGSSRVFEKAGFERLVERKAGRPLMRLVL; the protein is encoded by the coding sequence ATGAATACGACCATAGCGCCACTGGTGCCCGAGCTTTGGGCGGATTTCGAAGATCTTTTCGGCAAGCAAGGCGCCTGCTACGGCTGCTGGTGCACACATTTCCGGTTGTCGCCGGCAGCGCGCCGCGCCAGCAACCGGGAGCGCAACAAGGACCACATCAAGGCGCGGATCGAGGCCGGGCCGCCTCCGGGCCTGCTGGCGTTCGAGGATGGGAAGGCGGTCGGCTGGATGCAGATCGGCCCGCGCGCCGACGTGCCCGAATGGAACAACAAGGGCAGGGGGTCGGCGCCGGTCGATCCCGCCGACGCTTTCGATCCGAACGTCTGGGCGATCTCCTGCTTCTTCATCCGCACCAAGGCACGCGGCAGGGGCGTCACCCACCGGTTGGTCGAGGGCGGCATCGAGTTTGCCCGCCAGAATGGCGCGCGGCTGGTCGAGGCATGCCCGATCGACCTGTCGAAAGATTCGCGCTCGATCGGGCTGTTCGTCGGTTCGTCGCGGGTCTTCGAGAAAGCCGGCTTCGAGCGGCTGGTCGAGCGCAAGGCGGGCCGGCCGCTGATGCGGCTGGTGCTTTAG
- a CDS encoding DUF3572 domain-containing protein codes for MAHAASMREEAETIAVKALGFVAADPELLPRFLAITGIEAHSIRQAAGEPGFLAGVLQFILAHEPTLMRFAQETGTPPASVGKALRALPLGNDDHERSI; via the coding sequence ATGGCACACGCAGCGTCAATGCGCGAGGAAGCGGAAACCATTGCCGTGAAGGCACTGGGCTTCGTCGCCGCCGATCCGGAACTTTTGCCCCGCTTCCTAGCGATCACCGGCATCGAGGCGCATTCCATCCGCCAGGCGGCCGGCGAGCCGGGATTTTTGGCAGGCGTGCTGCAGTTCATCCTCGCTCACGAGCCGACGCTCATGCGGTTCGCGCAGGAAACCGGCACGCCGCCGGCTTCCGTCGGCAAGGCGTTGCGGGCGCTGCCGCTTGGCAACGACGATCATGAGCGTTCCATATGA